One part of the Maribacter aquivivus genome encodes these proteins:
- the leuC gene encoding 3-isopropylmalate dehydratase large subunit: MSATKTLFDKVWDSHVVHKIQDGPDVLFIDRHMVHEVTSPVAFLGIKNRNIPVMHPEKTFATADHNTPTINQHLPVADPLSANQLRMLEENANEYGISYWGLGHAKNGIVHVVGPEYGITQPGATIVCGDSHTSTHGAFGAIAFGIGTSEVEMVLATQCIMQPKPKRMRININGKMSRGVTPKDVALFIISQLTTSGATGYFVEYAGEIFRDMSMEGRMTVCNLSIEMGARGGMIAPDEKTFEYVKDREFTPKGADWDKAMAYWETLYTDEDAIFDKELTFDGSLIEPMITYGTNPGMGMGISNDIPMANDVQGGATTYQKSLKYMDFNEGDSMMGKPIDFVFLGSCTNGRIEDFRAFASIVKGRKKAANVTAWLVPGSHKVEAAIKEEGILDILTESGFELREPGCSACLAMNDDKVPAGKLAVSTSNRNFEGRQGPGSRTLLASPLVAAAAAVTGKVTDPRELMVELV; the protein is encoded by the coding sequence ATGAGCGCAACTAAAACATTATTTGACAAAGTGTGGGATTCCCACGTAGTACATAAAATACAAGATGGTCCAGATGTACTGTTTATTGACAGACACATGGTACACGAAGTAACAAGTCCTGTTGCTTTTCTAGGTATTAAGAATAGAAATATTCCTGTAATGCACCCAGAGAAAACATTTGCAACAGCTGACCATAATACACCAACTATAAACCAACATCTACCAGTTGCTGACCCACTTTCTGCAAACCAATTGAGAATGTTAGAAGAGAATGCTAATGAATATGGTATTTCTTATTGGGGATTAGGTCATGCAAAAAACGGTATTGTACACGTTGTAGGTCCTGAATATGGTATTACCCAACCAGGTGCTACTATTGTATGTGGAGATTCACATACTTCTACACACGGTGCTTTTGGAGCAATTGCTTTTGGTATTGGTACTTCTGAAGTTGAAATGGTTTTGGCTACACAATGTATTATGCAGCCTAAGCCTAAGAGAATGCGTATTAATATCAATGGTAAAATGAGCAGAGGGGTTACACCTAAAGATGTTGCTTTATTTATCATTTCTCAATTAACTACTTCTGGTGCAACTGGATATTTTGTAGAATATGCCGGTGAGATTTTCAGAGACATGAGTATGGAAGGTCGTATGACCGTTTGTAATCTAAGTATAGAAATGGGTGCCCGTGGTGGTATGATAGCTCCTGACGAGAAAACATTTGAATATGTAAAAGATCGTGAGTTCACGCCTAAAGGTGCAGATTGGGACAAAGCAATGGCATATTGGGAAACTTTATACACTGATGAAGATGCCATTTTCGATAAAGAATTAACTTTTGATGGTTCACTTATTGAACCAATGATTACATATGGTACTAACCCAGGTATGGGTATGGGAATTTCAAATGATATTCCAATGGCAAATGACGTTCAAGGTGGGGCTACTACCTATCAAAAATCATTGAAGTATATGGATTTCAATGAAGGTGATAGTATGATGGGCAAGCCAATTGATTTTGTTTTTCTTGGTAGCTGCACGAATGGTCGTATAGAAGATTTTAGAGCCTTTGCCTCTATCGTAAAAGGCAGAAAGAAAGCTGCTAATGTTACTGCATGGTTGGTTCCTGGATCACATAAAGTTGAAGCGGCAATAAAAGAAGAAGGTATACTTGATATTTTAACCGAATCTGGTTTTGAACTTCGTGAGCCTGGTTGTTCTGCTTGTTTAGCAATGAATGATGATAAAGTTCCTGCCGGTAAATTAGCCGTAAGTACATCAAACAGAAATTTTGAAGGAAGACAAGGTCCTGGTTCAAGAACGTTATTAGCTAGTCCGTTAGTTGCTGCTGCAGCTGCTGTAACTGGTAAAGTAACCGATCCAAGAGAATTAATGGTAGAACTTGTGTAA